The genomic stretch tagaaaaattcccatctgtgctacagctgtcaaaatttctaccactttttcccaagcaccattggacttgctcgTATAGCAGGAACTAAAACACCAGTTCGGggttttttctctctttcaTAATCTTGGTTTCCATTTTCACATTTATTACATCGAAACATCGCAAGACCATTCTCTAACCCCTCGGTTTGTTGTATAACAAAACAGagacttaaaaataaaaagcaacATCAAACATCATTCCGCTGCTAGCTCCCGAtggaacaattttttggtaatgTAATTTTCGGATATTGAATGTAAGCGTGAACAAACTGAACCCGAAATGTCCATTCATTTGATGTGCCTCACCTCCGACGGTGGGGTTCCaatttattcgaaaaagaaGGGAGAATGcgaaaatgtaagtaaaaaagtttaagttatgattattattaattttggtACCAATTGGTAATTGTAATTGTGCTTTATTGATTTAACGTCAGCCCATcgatataaaatcatagttaggGTCAAGGAAATACAATTCGATAGTAACAAGTGAATTAATTAATTCTAGTCTGTACTATTCTATTACTCCCTAAGAAATTATTCTAAAGAGAAAGCTGACTTAAATGAAGAGATAGTGTTTTTCTGTCTGATAGGTAGTGCTAAAGAATTCCGTTGAGACGCTCCGCAAACAAGGACGCTTGTATTGGTATCAAACCGGTACTTAACTAACATGTTTTTAAGTAAGCTATTACTAATCTTACGTTGGATGTTGACAGTTAACGCAAATGCGTGAAATAATAAAGTAGTAGCACTGACGTACAACCTTTGAAAACACGAAAGCAGTTAACACATCGCTGGAACTGGTACTCGCGATAGATCCAGCCGGTGCCTGTTCCTTCATTTGTTATACTTCCCATATGCATATGTATACCTTTAGAATCGCGTTGGTGACGGAACTAAAACCGGAAATTCAGGGGTTGGTAACGGTAACCGTTCTCAAATCCTGAAAGTCCTGAAAGTTTTACGGCACATTACAGCTCCCGTTCTCGACGATCGCTTCGCTCAATGGGGTGCATATGTTTTGTAAATCGCAGGGTGTGGACCTGTCAATCACACATCTGGAGGAGGGTATGATCATCTGGAAGGAATACGATGGCACCCTGATGATGATAGGCATCGCCCGAGGCATTACGGAGAAAGTTCTGAGGAACTTGCTGGATTATTCGTACCACGCCATGGTGTTTTGCGTAGGTATCGCTGCGATCAAGAAGATCAAAAACATCGATCGATTCAAGCGGGAATTGAAAAATTGCTATGCACTGATCGACCAGTTGCTGGAAGTGGTGGAGAGTGACTTCTTCCGGTACAATGAAGCAGTGCTGTGTTTGGAGAGTCTAACGATGCTTGGAAAGCTGAACGATTTTAGTGTTCAGATTGGGTCTCCGTTCTGTTCAATACTGGTGCGGCAGAAGGTGGCCTGTGGCACGGAAGGATGGTGGGATTTGGATATTGTTGATCGGAAGCTGTTGATGGTTCTGCTTGGAGCTTCAAGCACTATTCAGCAAGATGTTCCGGTTTTCCTGCCAAAGAAGAGTCCAAATATAGCCTACAGATTTATCAGTATTCCCATCACACAGGGTGTCAGCATTTGTGCATTGTGTGGAGCAGAACCTCCGTACGATAAGCTACAAACTCTCAGCCAACAGTTTTGGATGAGCGAAATCGATTTACTGATAACGGTTGAGCAGAACTATCCCAAAAACTACCCTTCTTCGATCGAGCTGGATCCCAGCATAATGGGATTTCTTCTGTTGAACAAGGAACATTCGAAATTTGTGCTGACAAGAAATGTTCAGCTGACCAATACGGGAAAGAGGACTCCATCCAGTAACCATCGGTTGGATATTCTGAGAACGTTTTACCATCAATCCGTGGAAGCTATGGAGGATCTGTTCCGGGAAGGCGAGAAGGTGATGAATTTGGAGCAATACTGGTGCTCGGATTATCACAAGTGTCATGCCTTGATCGAAGGACCAAACGTGCTGTGTGTACTGTACAATTCTGCGATCCCTACCCACATCATGAGGTAAGTTTTtcttaatcttaatttttttttcagggattttcatcctattggatgattcatcccataggttaatcttaatttgaattgaACCCTTAACTCAAAATCTAAATTAGCAACCTTTGAGTCCTCAATCTTTAATCTAAATAAGTTTAAAACACTAATATTCTCAATTATGAGTGACTGGATTTCGGTAAGCTTTAGAAGAAGTAAACGaccgccatttttttttaaataaaatactttcACTTGTTACTTTATTCAAATCCCTTTCCAAAAGTTTCGGTTATGCTGCTACTGTTTCTAGTTGTGTCTTTTCGTTCGAGTGTATAATTATTATCTTTGAATTGCCATGTATAGCCATTATTGGTTATATTTATAGTTAGTTGAGTTTACGAATTATCTACATACATGTTTGTTTCCATGTCTGTTTTTGGATCcaatgatttcattttttgttttttttttttgtttcattcacaGATTAGTAACACAAAAAACATTGAACGCGCTAGTATCGGATAAGGAAGTTTGCTGGTAGAGTCCATCCACCTTTGGCGGAAGGACTCCGGTTCTTCCTTCTTGaaggtttatgttttatttttggttttaaacacCTACTCACGGAGTGAAAAAATCTGTTCTCGGTTATTGGAATGACATTGATCTACTTGCTAATAAACTTAAAGAACggcaaaatcgttttttttttgtttctcggGGCTTATCTAGAGTACAAAACTATATCACATGTCCCGGGGGATTTCGGGCAGGAGCAAATCGAAAGATTCTAGTAACGAAACAGCTAGTTCAGATTTGGTAAAAAGGGAAAGGAAATGTTCAAGAAAGTAGCAAAAATTGATAGAATAAAATTACCAATTATCATTTTTCATTCTGAAACTCTGCCTCTCTCATTTCGTTGATCCTATTTTTGATTACAACAACTTTCCGTACCTAATTATAATTAGTCTTATAGGGTAGATAAAAGTTCTAGAATATTCAGATAAACTTAAGTCAACAGGTGGTAAATAAACAGTGGATAGATATAGAAGTAACTGATAGAATAGATAACATTTTGCACCTAACAGAGTGTCTTacgttttagaatatttttatcTAGTCAAATCAAGTCGACGAAGGTAGACTTAACCCTTAGCACACTTATATGATAAACTGCTAGATTTATGTGTATGTGTAAATATTATTGTCATGCTGTTGGTAAGTATGTTTCTGGTTACGGTGATAAATGATTCATTTTGGCGACAGCAAAGCTGATAGAAtttaaaacagtttattttttatcggtttttaaaatagtttcaacgtattgaaacatttgtttctATAAAACTAAACTTGTTCCACattgatatttaatttcaaattactaAGCTTGACCAATCTACACTTATGCATACATTTAACCAAAAATGGATTTAAATTCTATACAGCTTGGAAACCAGAATCATTAATATTATGCCAGACTTTTGATTTACAGTTACATGTAAGGTATTCAATTTAGGAAGTAGAAACTTTATTTACGATGTGacattatttcatttcaaatgttttccttTATGGCTACCTGACATTTCCTGCTAGCGGAAACGTTTAGTTAATTCCAAGTTTATTGGctgaactgacaaaattttaatacttagGCTATTCCAATATAAATTGGCTACACAAACACGCAACTTCAACACAATTCCATCAAGACGGAAGCTTTTTAAAGCTCGCTCACGAATGTATCATCATGATTAGGTTTACCACCAGTCAGTGGTACTAGCTTCATACCTTATACTACGGTTATTCTTCTTCAAAGAGGTTTAGGCTAGACATGCCACTAAAATAGCAAAGTACTGATTACCTTGCAACATTCGTTCAAATCTCACCTGCCGCCTGAGCAATCTTTCTGTTCCGGGTAACCTCTTttgtataaatataaatatagaGCTGTGCTAGATTGTATAGAATATTGTAATATACACACACATTTGTGCAACTTCCCACGCCTAGTCTATTCTTTTGAGAAATATCCGAACTGCGACCTAGAAATCTTACTGCGGTTCCGGGTGCAATATCTGAGCTATGCTAGTATATGTCCCGAACACGAACCCTAGAATACCGAATGCCATAATGGCCAGATCCTTCCACAGCACCCAATACCGCTTGCCCATACCCGTAGGCCAAAACGTAACGATCTCGATGATCGGTGGGAAAATCAGCGCCAGAGTCGAACTGCTCACGGCACCGACCAGCGAAATGACGGCTCCCAAATTCGGGATCAGCGCAGCCAAGATAAAGGTAAACACAACCATTCCCACCCGAAGCAGATACTCACCGATCAGCTGGGCCTGTTCCGAGTGAAGCTTCCGGGTAACAATTGGTCCCAGAATCGTCATCGGTACGTAAAACTGCAACCCGTACGAGAAGAAAATTGCCAGGGCCATCATTAGCCGGACCAGTTGAGCGATGCTGAAAAAACGGGACTTGTTAGAATAATGTGAAGATTGGTTATCTTATTTGGATAACTTACAATTGATCTCCTGGAAGATTGAGAGTGATGCTACCCTGAACATCATCGCCATACTTCAAGTAACCGAAGAATCCAACGGCCGTATAGAGCGAAGCAACGATCACCATCCCAGTGTTCAGAACCCCGGTCCAACCTCCAAAATCTTCAGGCGTTTTCATATTGTTCTCCAGCGGTAGTACAATACCGATTCCTTCAAAAGCATAGACAGCCGTTCCGAAGTATAATGGAAGAGTAGCCCATGAAGCCCACGGCTTAACGGTCGATGTATTCGGCAGGTCCTGCAGGACGTAGTAAAACGTACAGGATAGACCTAAAATGATAACGAAGGTTATTCCCTTTCCttttgttgaatttaaaaaaaacccacctGCTACAGTGAGGAAGGCTGCAATCAGCGAAACCGGCGTCAAATACTTCAAACTCCGCACCAAATTCAGCAGCACCATCGGgatcaacagcaacagcagatAGATTCTAGTAGGCAAATCGAACCCAAAGTGACCCAGCACCTCTTTCAAGTTCGCAGCCACAAACACAAAG from Uranotaenia lowii strain MFRU-FL unplaced genomic scaffold, ASM2978415v1 HiC_scaffold_666, whole genome shotgun sequence encodes the following:
- the LOC129760578 gene encoding protein fuzzy isoform X2; this encodes MSIHLMCLTSDGGVPIYSKKKGECENGVDLSITHLEEGMIIWKEYDGTLMMIGIARGITEKVLRNLLDYSYHAMVFCVGIAAIKKIKNIDRFKRELKNCYALIDQLLEVVESDFFRYNEAVLCLESLTMLGKLNDFSVQIGSPFCSILVRQKVACGTEGWWDLDIVDRKLLMVLLGASSTIQQDVPVFLPKKSPNIAYRFISIPITQGVSICALCGAEPPYDKLQTLSQQFWMSEIDLLITVEQNYPKNYPSSIELDPSIMGFLLLNKEHSKFVLTRNVQLTNTGKRTPSSNHRLDILRTFYHQSVEAMEDLFREGEKVMNLEQYWCSDYHKCHALIEGPNVLCVLYNSAIPTHIMRLVTQKTLNALVSDKEVCW
- the LOC129760578 gene encoding protein fuzzy isoform X1; its protein translation is MSIHLMCLTSDGGVPIYSKKKGECENLPFSTIASLNGVHMFCKSQGVDLSITHLEEGMIIWKEYDGTLMMIGIARGITEKVLRNLLDYSYHAMVFCVGIAAIKKIKNIDRFKRELKNCYALIDQLLEVVESDFFRYNEAVLCLESLTMLGKLNDFSVQIGSPFCSILVRQKVACGTEGWWDLDIVDRKLLMVLLGASSTIQQDVPVFLPKKSPNIAYRFISIPITQGVSICALCGAEPPYDKLQTLSQQFWMSEIDLLITVEQNYPKNYPSSIELDPSIMGFLLLNKEHSKFVLTRNVQLTNTGKRTPSSNHRLDILRTFYHQSVEAMEDLFREGEKVMNLEQYWCSDYHKCHALIEGPNVLCVLYNSAIPTHIMRLVTQKTLNALVSDKEVCW
- the LOC129760578 gene encoding protein fuzzy homolog isoform X3, which encodes MFCKSQGVDLSITHLEEGMIIWKEYDGTLMMIGIARGITEKVLRNLLDYSYHAMVFCVGIAAIKKIKNIDRFKRELKNCYALIDQLLEVVESDFFRYNEAVLCLESLTMLGKLNDFSVQIGSPFCSILVRQKVACGTEGWWDLDIVDRKLLMVLLGASSTIQQDVPVFLPKKSPNIAYRFISIPITQGVSICALCGAEPPYDKLQTLSQQFWMSEIDLLITVEQNYPKNYPSSIELDPSIMGFLLLNKEHSKFVLTRNVQLTNTGKRTPSSNHRLDILRTFYHQSVEAMEDLFREGEKVMNLEQYWCSDYHKCHALIEGPNVLCVLYNSAIPTHIMRLVTQKTLNALVSDKEVCW
- the LOC129760577 gene encoding neutral amino acid uniporter 4, with product MIHLLKGNIGTGILAMPDAFKNAGLYVGLIGTLIMGAICTHCMHMLVRCSHELCRRLQVPSLSYAEVCHRSFESGPIGLRRYSTLIRNLIDMFLVITQLGFCCVYFVFVAANLKEVLGHFGFDLPTRIYLLLLLIPMVLLNLVRSLKYLTPVSLIAAFLTVAGLSCTFYYVLQDLPNTSTVKPWASWATLPLYFGTAVYAFEGIGIVLPLENNMKTPEDFGGWTGVLNTGMVIVASLYTAVGFFGYLKYGDDVQGSITLNLPGDQFIAQLVRLMMALAIFFSYGLQFYVPMTILGPIVTRKLHSEQAQLIGEYLLRVGMVVFTFILAALIPNLGAVISLVGAVSSSTLALIFPPIIEIVTFWPTGMGKRYWVLWKDLAIMAFGILGFVFGTYTSIAQILHPEPQ